One Paralysiella testudinis genomic window, GGTCGATGCCGTGGCGGATGGCGGCCAAGCGCTGTTGTTGTTCGTCCGGCTCGTGGGTGAGCGCCAATACTTCGGTTTGTACTTTCAATGCCGCCAAGGGGCTGCGTAATTCGTGGGCGGCATCGGCGGTGAAGCGCTGCTCGCGTGCCAAGGCGGCCTGCATGCGTTGTAACAGCTGGTTGAGCGCGTTCACCATTGGCGCAGCCTCGGCAGGCACGTTGGTGCTAACCGCTTGCAGGCTGTCGGCATCGCGCCGGTGTAATTCGTCGGCCAGTTGGTGCAAGGGCTGCATACCGCGGCGCACTGCCCACACCAGCAGCCACAGCATCAAGGGCAAGGCCAGTAAGGAGAGGATGATTTGAATCAACAGGGCGTTGCCCACGGTTTCCAGCCGCTCTTTCCAGCGCGCGGCCACCGCCACGCTGGTGCCGTTGTCGGGGTTGCGCAGGTAAATCACCCGCCACGATTTGCTCTGCCACCAATGGCCTAAATTATCAAAGCCCTGATATTCGGCGCGGTAGGGCAGCTGGCTGCCTGATTCGTCGGCCAGCAGTAAGGTGCCATCCGCGCGCCACAGGGCAAAGCCCATTTCGTCGTCATCGGCTTGGCCGCGTTGGGCTTTGGGCAGCTTGAGCTCGGGCAGAATGGTGGTGGCACCATCGGGAACGGGTACATGCAAGAGCTGGCGTGCCAGCTGGCTCATTTGGCTGTCGCCCGCTTCGTTGATTTCGTGCAATACCGCCACGGCGCTGAAGGCGGCGGTGGCCAGCCATAGTATGGGCAGGCTTAAGCCCAGATACCAAAACAGACGCTGGGCAATGGCGGTGGTGGCTTTCATGGCTCGTTGCCCAGCTGGTAGCCTAAGCCGCGGCGGGTGAGGATAAATTGGCTGCCGATTTTTTTGCGCAGGTGGTGGATATGTACTTCCACGGCGTTGCTTTCCACTTCTTGATCCCAGCCGTAGAGTTTGTCTTCAATTTGCGCGCGGCTGAGGATGCGGCCTTGATTGCTGAGCAAAAGTTGCAGCAGCAGCCATTCGCGTTGGGTAAGGGTGAGGGTGTGGCCGTGCAGCGTGGCGGTGCAGGCGGCAGTGTCTAAAACCAATTGGCCGTAGGCCAGCGATTCTTGCGTGCGCCCTTGGCTGCGCCGCACCAAGGCGTGCAGGCGTGCCACCACTTCGTCTAGCGCAAACGGTTTGCATAAGTAGTCGTCGGCGCCGGCATTCAGCCCGGCAATGCGCTCGGGCAGGGCATCGCGGGCGGTGAGAATCAGCACCGGCGTGTGGTGGCCTTGCTGGCGCCAATGTGCCAACACGCGCATACCGTCGATTTCAGGCAGCCCCAAATCAAGTATGGCGGCATCGTAGGGGGCGCTGCTCAGTGCATTTAAGCCCAAGCGCCCGCTTTGCAGCCAATCGGCTTGGATGCCGTGTTTTTTGAGGCCAAGGTGGATGCCTTCGCCAATATCGGGGTCGTCTTCAAGCAACAGAATGCGCATTTGGGTTTAGTCCGGCAGGTTTTTGCGCCCGGTAATCATGGCGCGCGGCAGGTTGACGCGAGTATACAAGCTCATGCCGATGGCGGCCAGAATGTGAATCGCAATCAGCACTATCAGGCCGTTGGCCAGCACTTCGTGGATTTCTTGCAGCCATTCTTCGCCAAAAAAGCGGTCGGTGCCCATCAGGTAGCCGCTCGCGCCCAGCATCAACACCACCGCCCACAGCGCCAGCATCATGATGGCACCAAAGGGATTGTGGCCGTGGTGCGGGTCCGGCTCGCGGTTTTGCATGTGCTGCCAATGGGCTTTCAGCCGCGCAGGCGTGGGCCAAAAATCGCTAAAGCGGGCATGGCGGCTGCCCACCAAACCCCACAGCAGCCGCACCGCCACCACGGCACAGGCGGTATAGCCGATGTAGCGGTGCCACATTTCGCCTTCTTCTACCAGCCCGGTTAAATTCACCAATACACAGGCGGCCAATAGCCAGTGGGCAATGCGCACCAGTGGATCCCAAACATAGACAGTGGTTTTGTTCATGATTTTTTCTGCGTTGCTTTAATTAAAATTAAAACGGCTGCCGTAAACGCAGCCGTGCCACTTAATATTTTCAGGCAGCGTTGATATGGTTTTCAAGGCTGCCTGAAAGCAAAATACAAGGCTGTTTATTTGCTGATTTCGCTTTTTACCGGCTGGCCGGTTTTGGTGTCGAAATAGATTTCGGCTTTTTTGCCATCGCGGGTGTGGCCGTACATTTCATAGCAATTGCCGTCTACTTTGAATTTTTTGATGGTGTAGCCTTGTTGTTGCAATTGGGCTTGCAGCTTTTCTTTCGGCATCCACTCGTTTTGCGGGTGTTTTTCACATTTGGCACCGGCAAAAGCGGGCACGGCAACCAAGGCGGCCAGAAGAACAAAAACGGATTTTTTCATGGTGATTTCCTTTATTAGGGATTGGTTTTATAGCAAAAAAATAAATAAATCATACAAGGCGGCCAGCCGCAGACAGTATAGGTATACGGCAAGGCGAGCCAACGCTGTAGGATTGTTTAGTTTCTTTGCTAGAAATGCACCACAGCGGTGGCTTGGTGTGTATTAAACCGCCGCCGCCTTAACGCGGCCTTAAGAGCCTGTTCACAATCTTTTATTGTGCTGCTTTCAGCACATAAACAGGCACATGCTGCGTTAAAAATGCGCGCCAAAGCTTGCTTTGGCTGTGCTTTTTGCCTTGCCTGCACCCGTTTCTGCACTAAAATCCGCTACAAAAAAGATCGTGAACAGGCTCTAAGCCGATGTTGGCGTGTGTAAAGAGGGTAAACCACATCAATCGGCAGCAAAAAACCGCCACGCAAAAAAAAAAACCAACAGTACCATGCGGGCAGTCTGCCGTAGAGTGCGGTTGGTTTTGGGATGGCCTGCGGTGTGCTGCGTCGTCTTTTTTAAGGCTGAAAATGTGAAACCGTCATTGCCGAATCAGTTCGGCAATGACGGTTTCGATGGTTTCAGGCAGCCTTTAAAACAGGCGGATGCCCATGTCCCGCCGAGTTAAGCCTGCACACCCAAAAAATGGCCAATCAAGCTGGTGCTGGCCAGCGCCACCGCACCCCACAGCAATACGCGCACCAGTGCCGGTTTTACCGGCGCGCCGCCGAGTTTGGCCGAGGCATAGCCCAACACGCCCAGCCCGGCCAAGGTGCTGGCGGCCAGCGCGGGCATCAGCGCGGCGGTGGGGCTGAAAATGGCCACCAGCACCGGCAAAATAGCGCCGCTGCAAAACGCCAATGCCGAGGCACCGGCCGCCTGCAAAGGGTTGGCGCTCATGGTGTCGGTGATGCCGATTTCATCGCGGGCGTGGGCTGCAAGGGCGTTGTGCTCGGTGAGCGCCACCGCCACTTCGTGCGCCAAATCGGGGTTGAGGCCGCGGCCTTCATAGATGCGGGTGAGCTCGGCCAGCTCTTTGTCGGGGTTGCGCTCCAGCTCGCGTGCTTCTTTGATTAAATCCGATTTTTCGGTGTCGGCTTGGCTTGACACCGATACATACTCGCCCGCCGCCATCGACACCGCGCCGCCCACCAGCGCGGCCACGCCGGTAATCAAGATGGTGCCGGCATCGGGGCGGGCGGCGGCTAGGCCGATAAGCAGGCTGGCGGTGGAAATCAGGCCGTCGTTGGCGCCCAAAACACTGGCGCGCAGCCAGTTGTTGCGTTGGCTGAAATGCGGTTCGATATGCCAAGAGTGGCTCATTTTGAATGCTCCTAAAAATGGGTGGTCAACACAATTTTACAATGATAGCTGTGTTGGCTGAAGCCAATCTTAAACCGTGGCGATATTAATTATGTAATTATGCTGCCTGAAAATCAGCATTGCTTTTGGTATATAAATTCAATCAATACAAAGGTATTGCGGCATAAGATGTTTGTTTGGATGGCAATACTTGTTCGGTTCGGGTACAAACACGCCCTTGTCTTTAAGATTGGCTTAATTTTGACAGTATAAGTTAGTGCCTTGGCCGATTGATGAGATTGGCGTGGTGTTGGGTAACGAAGAACAGATAGGGGATTTATGCGTTGGCGTTTGCATTTAAGCAGCAATCAGATTGTGTTGGTGTTCAGTGTGTTTGCACTGGTGGTGTTCAATATCCATTATTGGCAACACATGGCTGCGCACGCACCGTTTGGTGAGGGGCGTAACTGGCTGCTGTGGCTCACGATGCCGTTTTTTTTGCTGGCGTGCATGAATTTTTTGATTCAACTCACCTTTTGGCCTTATGTGCATAAGGTGTGGATACCGCTGCTGCTGGTGTTGGGCGCGGGTGCCAGCTATGCGGTGATGACGCAAAACATCTATTTTAATGCCGATATGATGCAAAACATCATCCAAACCAACCCGGGCGAAGCCAAATCGTGGTTGGCACCGGGGTTTATCGGCTGGGTGCTGCTCACCGGCGTGTTGCCGGCGCTGTTGTATGTGTGGCTGGTGCGGGTGCGCTATGCTAAGCGCTGGTATCAAGAAATCGGCTGGCGGCTGGCCAGTGTGATTGCTTCGGTGTTGGTGGTGGCCATCGTGGCGGCCACGGCCTATGGCAACTATGCTTCGTTTTTCCGCAACAACAGGGGCATTGCTCATCAGATTACCCCCAGCAACCTGATTGGCTCGGGGTTTTCCACTGCCTACAATGTTTATGATGCCAACCGCCCGCTGGTGCAGATTGGTCTTGACGCCAAACGCACCACTGCGCAGGGCGAGCGCAAAAAAGTGTTTATTCTGGTGGTGGGCGAAACCACCCGTGCCGACAACTGGGGTTTGAGCGGCTATGCGCGCCAAACCACGCCGCAGCTCGCAGCGCTGGGCAGCGAAGTGATTAACTTTGCGCAGGCGTCGTCGTGCGGCACTTCCACCGCCACTTCGCTGCCGTGTTTGTTTTCGCGCATGAGCCGCAGCGATTACAACGGCAACCGCGCCGCGCATGAAGAAGGGCTGATGGATATATTGCAACGCGCCGGTATTTACACCAGCTGGCGCGAAAACGACGGCGGCTGCAAAGGCGCTTGCGACCGCATCAAGCATGTGGACGTACAAGACTGGGCGCCAAAAAACGAATGCGTGCGCGAAGGCTGCTGGGACATCCATCTGCTCACCGGCTTGCAACAGGAAATCGACGCCATGCCCAATGATGGCGTGATTGTGTTGCACACCATCGGCAGCCACGGCCCGTCGTATTACCAGCGCTATCCGCAAGCGTTCAGAAAATTCACCCCCACTTGCGACACCAACCAAATCCAGCAATGCGACCGCCAGGCCTTAATCAACACCTACGACAACACCGTGCTGTATGCCGACCATGTGCTGGCCGAAACCATCAAGCTGCTGCAAAACGACAGCCAAGTGGACAGCGCACTGTGGTATTTTTCCGACCACGGCGAATCGCTGGGTGAAAAAGGCATGTATCTGCATGGTGCCCCGTATATGATTGCGCCCAGCCAGCAAACCCATATCCCGATGGTGTTTTGGGCCAGCCCCGGTTTTTACCAGCACAGCGGGCTGAATCAAACCTGCTTGCGCGACCATGCCGGGCAGCAAACTTATTCGCACGATAATGTGTTCCACTCCATGCTCGGCATCATGGGCGTGGGCACCGAGGAATATCAGGCGGATTTGGACTTGTTTCGGGCTTGCCGCAGTTAAATAACTTCATCATGCACTTTCAGGCAGCCTTGTGTATCCCAAGGCTGCCTGAATTTTATTCCGGCCACCTCAAAGCTGCGCCCGCCACCTTGTTTGCCGTATAATGCCGCGGTTTGAGCATGGCACAACAGAAAGCACGTGATGTGGTTTAAACAACTCTCTATCTACCCCTTAAACAAAGCCCAACTGCCCACCTTGGAAACCTTGGCCGATAAATTGGCCGCCGCCGAATTCGCCCCTTGCATGGGGCTGGATTGGGACAGCGTGGGCTTTGCCGCTCCGGCCTCGTTTCAGCCGCAAGAAATGGTGTTTGCGGCGCAAAACACTTGGCGCGTGGCGCTGAAAAAAGAAGAAAAAGTGCTGCCCGCCGCGGTGGTGCGCGATATTCTGGACGACAAAGTACAGGAAATCCAAAACGCCGAAGGGCGCAATGTGGGCCGCAAAGAAAAGCAGGAGCTGAAAGATAACATCACCGACGACTTGCTGCCGCGCGCCTTCACCAAAAGCAGCCGCACCGAAGCCGTTTTTGATACCGACCACGGCCTGCTGCTGGTGAACAACGCCAATGCCAATAAAGCCGAAGCGCTGCTCACCAAGCTGCGCGAAGCGTTGGGCGGCTTGGAAGCGCGGTTGCCGCGCACCAACCAATCCCCCGGCAGCCTGATGACCGACTGGCTGCTGCGCGGCGCGGGCGAAGGCGGCTTTGAGCTTGACAGCGATTGCGAGCTCAAAGGCTTGGGCGATGCCGCCGCCACCGTGCGCATGAGTAAGCAGGATTTAAGCGCCGAAGAAGTGATTAACCATGTGAAAAACGGTAAAATCGTGACCCAATTGGGCTTATGCTGGCAAGAGCGCGTGCGCTTTGTGCTCACGCAAGACTTCACCCTCAAGCGCATCCAATTTTTGGATGTGTTGCAAGAAGAAGCCGCAAGCCACGGCGACGATATGGCCAGCCTGATGTTTGCCAGCCAGATATTGATGAGCGAAGCGCTGAGCACCTTGATTGCCGAGCTGGTGTTGCATTTGGGCGGCTGGGCAGAATAATACCAATTCTACAAAATAAGATAACAAGGCGGCGAGCTGAAGACAGTACAAGTAGTACGGCAAGGCGAGCCAACGCAGTTAGGTTATTTTGTAGAATTGGTATAACAGGCTGCCTGAAAAGGCTTCAGGCAGCCTAATCCACCAACACAAGGGTTAAACAATGAGCATCAAATCCGATAAATGGATTCGCCGCATGAGCGAAGCGCACGGCATGATTGAGCCCTTTGAGCCCGGGCAAATTAAAGAAGCCGACGGCAAGCGCATTATTTCCTACGGCACTTCCAGCTACGGCTACGACATCCGCTGCGCGCGCGAATTTAAAATTTTTACCAACATCAACAGCACCATTGTGGATCCGAAAAATTTCGACACCCGCAATTTTGTTACCGTGGAAGACGACTACTGCATCATCCCGCCCAACTCATTTGCGTTGGCGCGCACCGTGGAGTATTTCCGCATCCCACGCAATGTGCTCACCGTGTGCTTGGGCAAATCCACCTATGCCCGCTGCGGCATTATTGTGAACGTAACCCCGTTTGAGCCGGAATGGGAAGGCTATGTAACGCTGGAATTTTCCAATACCACTCCGCTGCCGGCCAAAATCTACGCCAACGAAGGCGTAGCGCAAGTGCTGTTTTTTGAGAGCGACGAAGTGTGCGAAACCTCGTATAAAGACCGCGCGGGCAAATACATGGGGCAAACCGGCGTTACCTTGCCGAAAACCTGATTGCGCTTGTGGCGTAATGCTAGCTTGGTGATACAACAGGGCCGCTGCGATGCAGCGGCCTTGCTTTTATTGTGTCTTTTATTACGTTAAATGTAGAACAAATACAAGGCTGCCTGAAACTACCCTAAATAATATGGGCTAATCTGTATTATTTTGAATGATAGGGTGCCAATACTTCATTTAAATAGACTTCTGTTAAACAAAGGTCTGCGCCGGTGTCAGTGAATTTTTGGCAGTTCCAGCGCAACCGCTGTTTGTTACTGTCAAGATTCGGGTCGGTTGCATAGTATGCGGTTACGGCATCGGCAGTAGAGGTTGTAATCGGGAATAAGCGAGTAATCGGTTTGTCTGCCGAAAAGAAAACGGCCTGGCAGACTTCGGTTTTATCACAGGCTTTAGTAAAGGCATTGCGATAATCTGATTTGCTGGCATTAGCCGGCATTTGTATTAGTTTGGTGGTGCCTATGGTCTGGGTTTCGTTGGCGCCAGAGCAAGCGCTTAATAATAGCAGTGATGAAACAAGCAGTGCGTTGCGGTATGACATGAGCCCATCCTTTTATTAAGCAAATTTTTCGTAGCAGGCGTTAAGCCTGTTTTTTTTATGCCCGCCATTTGGCGGTTTTTTTATTGTAATGGGATAAGCAAAATGGGTGAACCTGTATATTAATCTTAACAGTGACTGGGCAATAACAATCTGACCGATTGAAATTAAAGCTGAGAAAAATCTTTTATTTCTGTATTGACAGAAATAAAAGACAAGTCTATGCTGGCAGGCATGAAACTAAATCCCACCACCGAAAAATTTGTGCTGCACTGGGGCGAAATGGGCACCCAATGGGGCGTGAACCGCACCGTGGCGCAAATCCATGCGCTGCTCTATATTTTGGGGCGGCCGCTGAATGCCGACGAAATTGTGGAAACCTTGGGTGTGGCGCGCTCGAATGTGTCCACCAGCATTAAGGAATTGCAAAGCTGGCAATTGGTGCACACCGTGCACATCATGGGCGACCGGCGCGACCACTTCACCACCGAAGATGATGTCTGGGCCTTGTTCCGCACCATTGTGGCCGAGCGCCAACGCCGTGAAATCGAGCCGACGGTGCGCTTTTTGCAATCCTTGATGGACAGCCCGGAATTTGCGCAAGAAAACGAAGCGGTGCGCGGGCGCATTGTGCAAACCCACGATTTTGTGAACACGCTCACCCGCTGGGCCAATGAAATGCTCAGATTGTCTACCGGCACTTTAACCAAAGTGTTGAAGCTGGGGGCAAGCATACAAAAGCTGTTGCGCTAAGTGTTGCGCAGATTGGATATTTGAATCCGATCTGCGGCGGATAAACAGGATGTGCCTGTATAGGGCAACCCAAAATCCGGCAAAATTTTTTCACGCGATATTTCTGTTTAAACTGAAATTACGGAAAATTAAAAATGGAAAATACCAACCATCAACAACAGCCCAACCCATATGCCAGTACGGTGGCGGCATTGCCTGTAAAGCCAAAAGCCGCGCAGCCTTATCCCTATGTGCGGGTGATATTGGGCTTTGCCTTGCTGGGTGGTGCCACGGGCGGGATGATATTGGCGTTGGGCTCGGCACTGCTGGATGGTATGGGTGAGGGAATAGCTGCCTGGCTGCCTGTGCTGCTGGTGTTTATGATTTATGGCGCACTGCTGGGGTTCGTGCCTGCTTTGTTGTGTGGTGTGTGGCTGGCACTGTGGCAAACCCGGCGCAATGCAGCTGGTTTGCTGCACGCCGCGCTGGCCGGCACGGTGGTGAGTGGGCTGTGTCTGTTGTTGGTGGCACCGGATATGAGCATCACCGTTTTCGGATTGCTGGGCGGGGCATCGGCGGTGTTGTTGGTCGTTTTGTTGTTGCCCGCACCCGTTGAGGCTGCCTGAAAGGCATCATGATGCATAAACCTATTCCGCTGTATTTGTCTGCATCGCTGGGGGTGCTGTGGTTGTGGAGCGGCATGCAGCCGCTGCTCACCGCGCCGCAGCAATCGCTGGCTTTGTTGGCACAATTGGGCATGCCCACACCGGCACAATGGCCGCTGTTGCTGGCGGCCTCGGCTTGGGATGTGCTGCTGGGCGTGGCTTGTTTTAGCCGCTGGCGTGCCTATTCATGGCTGTGGGCTGTGCAACTGGCCACGGTGCTGGCCTACAGCGTGATGATAGCCGTGGGGCTGCCTGAATACTGGCTGCATCCGTTTGCGCCGCTGCTGAAAAACCTGCCGATTGCGGCGTTGATGCTGTACTTATGGCAACAAAGCCATTGTGATTTGAAAATAGGAGCCAAGTGATGAATCTTTATTTCACCATCAAAACCCTGCATATTCTGTCGGCCACGCTGATGGTGGGCACCGGCTTTGGCAGCGCGTTTTATTTGTTTTGGGCCAACCGCAGCGGCTCGGTAGCAGCGCAGGCGGTGGTGGGGCGTTGGGTGATGAAGGCCGATTGGTGGTTTACCACCCCGGCGGTGATTTTCCAGCCGCTGTCCGGCTTGTGGCTGGCGCAGCATTTGGGCTGGCCTTTGTCGGCTACTTGGCTGTGGTTGGCGCTGGCTTTGTATGCCTTGGCCGGTGCCTGCTGGCTGCCGGTGGTGTGGCTGCAAATCCGCATGGCGCGCATGGCTGCTGCCGCCAATGCCGCCAACGGCACATTGCCGCCGCGCTACTGGCGCTATGCTCGCGCGTGGGAATGGCTGGGCTATCCGGCGTTTTGCGCCATGGTGGCGGTGTATTTTCTGATGGTATTCAAGCCTGCTTAAAGGAGTGTGTCATGTCTGCTTATCACGTGTTTTACGATGCCCAATGCCCGATCTGCATCCGCGAAATGGCCTTGGTGCGCGAGCAAAATGTTTCAGGCAGCCTCAATACCGTGCCGATTCAGGGCAATGAAGCGCTGCTGGCGCAATACGGTGTCAACGCCGACGCGGCAATGACCTTGCTGCATGTGGTGGCGGCAAACGGCACCATCACTAGCGGTATGCCCGCCTTGCGGATTGTCTACCGCGAATGCGGCGGCAGGCCGCTGGCACAAATCTGGAATTGGCCGCTGCTGAGCAAACTGGCCGATTGGGGCTATCCGTGGTTTGCCCGCCACCGCTACCGCTTCCCGCGCTGGCTGCTGCCGCGCCCGCAATGTGAAAGCGATGTATGCGGCCTGCCGCCACATAAGCGCAAATAAGCGTGAGTGAACAGCTCAAGATAAACATTAACTTATCAAGGCTGCCTGAAATCTAAGCTTGGCAATAACGGATTTAATGTTTTCAGGTAGCCTTAACCTTAACACGCCGATGTGTAAGCTCAAAAAATAAAACAACAGGGCGGCATGGATGGGGTTTTACCAACATTTCAGGCAAACAAAGCAAGGAGTAAAAAATGAATATCTTATTACTGGGCGGCAGCGGCTTTATCGGCAAACGCGTGGCGGCTTTATTGCGCCAGCAAGGGCATCAAGTGGCCACGCCCGGCCATCGCGAGCTGGATTTACAGCACCTGCACGAAGCACAAGCCATGCCGTTGCTGGCGGATAAAGAGGTGGTGGTGAACTGCATCGGCGTGATGAGCCGCCATGCCGATGTTTTGGAAACCATCCACCACCACGCCCCGGCGCAATTGGCACAATGGGCGCAGGCGGCGGGCGTGCAGCGCTGGGTGCAGCTTTCGGCTTTGGGGGCGGACGCGGCGCAAACCGTGGCGTTTGTGGGCAGCAAAGGGCGCGGTGATGCCGCCTTGTGCGCCAGCGGTTTGCAGCTGGCCTTGGCGCGGCCATCGGTGGTGTATGGGCGCGGCGGTGCCAGCTGCGAGCTGTTTATCAAACTGGCACATCTGCCTGTGCTGGCCTTGCCCGGCGGCGGCCGTTTCGACTTACAGCCGGTGCATGTGGGCGATGTGGCGGCAGGCATCGTCAATATGGTGAACCACCCGCCGCCGCACGCCACGGTGGTGAACATGACCGGCAGCCAAATCTGCACCTTGGCCGGCTATCTGAGCACCCTGCGCCAAACCCTGCACCGCAAGCCGCCGCTGCGGGTGCTGCCGATACCGCTGGCGCTCATCAAGCCAATGTTGCCGCTCACCAATATCCTCAGCAACGGCATCCTCAGCCCCGGCAGCATCGCCTTGCTGGAAGCGGGCAACTGCGCCGACAACACCGACTTTGCCGCTCTATTGGGGCGCGCACCGCTGGCGGCGGAACAGTTTGCGGCGGTGGATTAAACGGGTGATGCGCCAATGCGTTCCAATCAAGGCTGCCTGAAATGTATTCAGGCAGCCTTGTGTATTTTCGGGGCTTGGGATTTTATTGGCTTTCAAGCATCGGATGCCAGCCACGGATACAGGCGGTAGAAACGCCGTTGGGCAAAGTCGCGCACCGAGCGGGCAAATATCCGCATGATGCGCTGCGCACGCGGGTCGAGAGAATCGGCGGCCAATTGGGTGTCCAGCAAGCTCAGCTGTTGCAGTGCCTGTGCGTGTTGTGCGGCCATCCATTGTTGCAGCGGCGGCTGGCGCAGCCAGCTGTCCGGCGGGGTGCCGTTGGGTGGCGGGCTGAGCTGTTGCCATTGTGTTTGCGGGATATTGATGATGCCTGCGGCGATGTCTTCGCGTAAATCGCGCATCACCGAGCACCAGCCCAATACGGTGGTGAGCGCGGGTGCGGCGGCGGCGCGGCTGGGCGAGCCCAATGCGGCCAGCAGCAAATCCAGCGATAAGGCAAAGGTGGCTTGGTGTTGCGCTGCCAATGCGATGGCCGACCACACGGCACGTGATTCGGCGCGCAAGCGGTCGGCCCGCATCACCTGCAACAGCGCGCCGACATCGGCCAGCGCATGATTGGCATTCGGCAATAAGGCGAGGCGCTGTTGGAAGTCGTGTGCCAGCAGCATCAGGTTGTGGGCGGTGTGAAAACGGCGCTGCTGCCAAGCGGCCAACAGGTCGTCGGCCACCGCAATCGGTGCGGTGCGGCTGCGGCGGTCGCCGTCCATAATGTCGTCCACCGCTTGTAAAAAGCAGTAGCCGCTCAGCAATAGCGTGCCGCGTTGTGGCCGGCGCAGGCGCTGCGTGGCAATCATCAGGCTAATCAGGGCATAGCGGCGATGGCGTCGGGCAAACGCCCATTGATTGCAGCACCACAGCCATTCTAGCCGCACCCGCTGCAATACCGCGGCTTGCTGCGCCCATGGCGGCACGATGCGCCAAGCCAGCAGCGCCAGCACCGCACCGGCGATGATGTCGAGCAGGTGGTGTTCGTGGATTGACACGGTGCTGGCGGCCACCAGCATCATCCACAGCCAAGAGAGCAAACGCGACAGCGGGCGCAGCACGGGCTGTAAGGCCAAGGCGGCGGTAAGGGCAAACGCCACGTGCAAAGAAGGAAAATGGTTGTGGCGCATGCTCAAGGTGGTGGCCAGCTCAAACCACGGCGCTGCCCAGCCGCTAACATGGCGCGGCGGAAAAGCGGTTTCTACCGGCAGCAACACAAAAAACACACAGGCCAACAGCAATTCGGCCAGTAAAGTGGCCAGCAGCGCCCATTGCGCCGTCCAGTTGAGCTTCACCACGCACCAAAACAACAGCAAGGGCATCAGCAAATACAGCGGCGCCCATTGCGGATAAAACGGCCATGCCGCCTCGCCGGGCAGTGCAGGATGCCAGCGCCACGGTATCCAATCGCTCACGATATTGGCACCGCCGTAGAACAGCAAAAACAGCAGCGCAAACACGGCCGCCAACACCCAGCCGAAAGTGCGCTGGCAGGGCAATGCGGTGTTCACAACACGTCTTTCTGTTGGAAGGTGGGGAAGTTTTCCAGCCGCTGCGGGCCGCGCCAACACGCGCGCCACACATCAATAAACCGCGGGCCGGGGCTGGCGTGTTGCGGCAGTGCATGCCATGGCAGTTGCGGGTATTGGTGGTGTGCCAAATGCAGGTGGTAGTTGAGAAACACTCGCCGCAGCCAGCGCGGTACGCGCAGATTCCACGCGCCGGTGCGCGCATCCAGCGGCGAGAAGGCGTGATCGGTGTATTGCAAGGAGCTCCACATCAGCGCAAAGGCCGCATAGCAGGCAGCCCAGCCGACCAGCGACAAATCAAGCAGATAAAACAATGCCGCTTGCCAAGCCACGGCAGCGTAAATTTCCAAACGGGCAGTGATGGGCGGCAGCTGATCCAGTGCGCCGATGTAGTGGTTGGCGCTGGTTTGCACGCCGCCTTGGCGGCCAAACAGGCGCAGCAAACCTTGGCGTACCCGGCGCGGCGTAACGGCATAGAGCAGCACGCCC contains:
- a CDS encoding thiol-disulfide oxidoreductase DCC family protein encodes the protein MSAYHVFYDAQCPICIREMALVREQNVSGSLNTVPIQGNEALLAQYGVNADAAMTLLHVVAANGTITSGMPALRIVYRECGGRPLAQIWNWPLLSKLADWGYPWFARHRYRFPRWLLPRPQCESDVCGLPPHKRK
- a CDS encoding phosphatase PAP2 family protein, whose translation is MNTALPCQRTFGWVLAAVFALLFLLFYGGANIVSDWIPWRWHPALPGEAAWPFYPQWAPLYLLMPLLLFWCVVKLNWTAQWALLATLLAELLLACVFFVLLPVETAFPPRHVSGWAAPWFELATTLSMRHNHFPSLHVAFALTAALALQPVLRPLSRLLSWLWMMLVAASTVSIHEHHLLDIIAGAVLALLAWRIVPPWAQQAAVLQRVRLEWLWCCNQWAFARRHRRYALISLMIATQRLRRPQRGTLLLSGYCFLQAVDDIMDGDRRSRTAPIAVADDLLAAWQQRRFHTAHNLMLLAHDFQQRLALLPNANHALADVGALLQVMRADRLRAESRAVWSAIALAAQHQATFALSLDLLLAALGSPSRAAAAPALTTVLGWCSVMRDLREDIAAGIINIPQTQWQQLSPPPNGTPPDSWLRQPPLQQWMAAQHAQALQQLSLLDTQLAADSLDPRAQRIMRIFARSVRDFAQRRFYRLYPWLASDA
- a CDS encoding DoxX-like family protein, coding for MMHKPIPLYLSASLGVLWLWSGMQPLLTAPQQSLALLAQLGMPTPAQWPLLLAASAWDVLLGVACFSRWRAYSWLWAVQLATVLAYSVMIAVGLPEYWLHPFAPLLKNLPIAALMLYLWQQSHCDLKIGAK
- a CDS encoding GbsR/MarR family transcriptional regulator; this encodes MKLNPTTEKFVLHWGEMGTQWGVNRTVAQIHALLYILGRPLNADEIVETLGVARSNVSTSIKELQSWQLVHTVHIMGDRRDHFTTEDDVWALFRTIVAERQRREIEPTVRFLQSLMDSPEFAQENEAVRGRIVQTHDFVNTLTRWANEMLRLSTGTLTKVLKLGASIQKLLR
- a CDS encoding NAD-dependent epimerase/dehydratase family protein; its protein translation is MNILLLGGSGFIGKRVAALLRQQGHQVATPGHRELDLQHLHEAQAMPLLADKEVVVNCIGVMSRHADVLETIHHHAPAQLAQWAQAAGVQRWVQLSALGADAAQTVAFVGSKGRGDAALCASGLQLALARPSVVYGRGGASCELFIKLAHLPVLALPGGGRFDLQPVHVGDVAAGIVNMVNHPPPHATVVNMTGSQICTLAGYLSTLRQTLHRKPPLRVLPIPLALIKPMLPLTNILSNGILSPGSIALLEAGNCADNTDFAALLGRAPLAAEQFAAVD
- a CDS encoding DUF2269 family protein, with protein sequence MNLYFTIKTLHILSATLMVGTGFGSAFYLFWANRSGSVAAQAVVGRWVMKADWWFTTPAVIFQPLSGLWLAQHLGWPLSATWLWLALALYALAGACWLPVVWLQIRMARMAAAANAANGTLPPRYWRYARAWEWLGYPAFCAMVAVYFLMVFKPA
- a CDS encoding fatty acid desaturase — protein: MNAATPPTALNLLLLVAASAANMLWLYTASHAPWWGVLAAALLFSLTNNTLFSLLHESVHSIFALNPTLNRWAGRLAACWFPTGLAIQQTFHLTHHRHNRSAAEQFDVLHPQDVRWLKYAQWYAIFTGLYWLVASLGVLLYAVTPRRVRQGLLRLFGRQGGVQTSANHYIGALDQLPPITARLEIYAAVAWQAALFYLLDLSLVGWAACYAAFALMWSSLQYTDHAFSPLDARTGAWNLRVPRWLRRVFLNYHLHLAHHQYPQLPWHALPQHASPGPRFIDVWRACWRGPQRLENFPTFQQKDVL
- the dcd gene encoding dCTP deaminase, with product MSIKSDKWIRRMSEAHGMIEPFEPGQIKEADGKRIISYGTSSYGYDIRCAREFKIFTNINSTIVDPKNFDTRNFVTVEDDYCIIPPNSFALARTVEYFRIPRNVLTVCLGKSTYARCGIIVNVTPFEPEWEGYVTLEFSNTTPLPAKIYANEGVAQVLFFESDEVCETSYKDRAGKYMGQTGVTLPKT